TCTACTTTTGCTGCACCGATACCGACTGCGCCAAGGGCTTTTTTGAAAAAAGACATAGTCATCCTTATATATCTTGTGGCCTTCCATCATGGAAAGCGTTGCCGTGTCGATTATAGGAATTATTATTCATTCGTCAATTGCTTTTCTTCTTCGAAGCCAATGACTTGAAAATATTTTTTATGATGTAGTCGGTAATTAGCCATAATTCACAAAATTGGTATATTATTTTTATAACGATAGCCGTAGATAAGCTGTGTTCATTGGCATGTTTCAAATTGCAAAGTTCAAGTTTATAGAATTATGGAACAGGATGTTGCAACGCCTTATGGTCAAGGACCGTCGTATGGCCCGTACTCAAGCTTTGGCGCAACCGAGCTATGAGGAATTGGCGTCGACATTAAGTGCGATGCCGGACTTGATGTTTGAACTGGATGAAGAGGGACGACACTGGGACGCTAGAATACTCCGGCCCGAGTTGTTAGTTGCCCCCGCGGAACAGTTGATTGGCCATACGGTGGCTGAGGTGATGCCAGAGCAAGCCGCTAAGATAGTGATGCAGGCATTACGGGAAGCAAAAGTTAACGGCTATTCTCACGGTAGCCATATACACTTGCCTACACCCGTTGGTGAGCGTTGGTTTGAAGTTTCTATTGCTCGTAAGGTTGCGACCGCAAGTGACAACCACATGGAAACACGCTTTATCGTTTTATCTCGGGATATCAATGACCGTAAGCTGGAATATCTTGAAGCCGAGAAACTAGCGTATCATGACCAATTAACCGAATTACCTAATCGCCATATTCTCCAGCATGGATTAGTGGAGCAGCTCCATGTCCAGCATCAGCTTGGTAGTTTTAGCGCAATCTTGTTTTTGGACCTTGATGATTTTAAAAAAGTGAATGACTTGCATGGCCACCATGTGGGTGATCAGTTACTTAAGGCGGTTGCCCAGCGTTTGTGTGCTAGCGTACGCCAAGATGATGTGGTGATCCGTTGGGGAGGCGATGAATTTGTGATTTTAATCACTCATTTATCTCCACAACAGCCTCAAGCCGAATCTCATGTGGTTGGGATCTGCCAGCAAATAATCAACAAGGTCGATAAACCATATCTCTTAGAAGGCAATAAGTTAAGTTGTCGGATTAGTATCGGCGTCAGTCTGTTTAATAACCTCGACATCGAGACTGGGATCCAACAGGCAGATTCCGCTATGTATCAAGCTAAGCAATCTAACAGTGTGCGCTTTGCTTTTCACAACAAGCCAATTAAGGATGTGGGAACCTAGATAAATTCATCTGACAATAACGACAACCATGATACACTTCGCGACTTTTCAGCAGTTTGAGGTAGAGAATGAAAGTCGGGTTTGATTACGGAAGTTCTCATTGTGCAATGCCTAGAGTGTCATGCAAAATGGTGGAGACTGAGATCCAACAGGCGTATTTCGCTATGCTTCTCGCAATAAGCCTATTAATGGTGCTGTAAGCTAGATAAATTCATCTGACAATAACGACAACCATGATACACTTCGCGACTTTTCAGCTGTTTGAGGTAGAGAATGAAAGTCGGGTTTGATTACGGAAGTTCTAATTGTGCGATGGGTGTCATGCAAAATGGTGAAGTGGACTTACTGCGTCTCGAGCAAGATAAATATTACCTGCCTTCGACTATGTATGCGATGCACAATGCGTTAATTCCTGCATTTGTTAATCGTCATCTCAATGAGCCAGATCCAGTCTACACGCAGTCTCGCCAAGGGCTGCTAACGGTAGCACAGCAAGCTAAGCGCGATCTTGATTTAGAAGCACATGAAGCGGGCGTTTTTTTTGGTCAAGCGGCAATTTCTGAGTATATCGAATTTCCCGAGGAAGGGTTTTTTGTAAAATCACCCAAATCCTTCTTTGGGGCGGTTGGGCTTAAACCTCAACAAATCGCCTTCTTTGAAGATATTGCAGCGGCGATGATGATGGAGATTAAGCGTCGTGCCGAGTCGCAGCTGCAACAGTCCATTACCGACACTGTGATTGGTCGACCTGTTAATTTTCAGTCCGTCGGTGGAGAAGAAAGTAATCAGCAAGCGGTTAATATTCTTACCACCGCAGCAAAAAGAGCTGGGTTTAAGGAAGTGGATTTTCTCTTCGAACCACTTGCTGCGGGGATTGAGTACGAAAGCCGTCTTCAGCAAGATAAACTTGTGCTGGTGGTTGATATCGGCGGTGGTACTAGCGATTGTTCGTTTGTACGAATGGGGCCAAGTTATCGCAATAATACACAGCGTCAGCAAGACTTTTTAGCGCATACGGGTAAACGTATCGGTGGTAACGACTTAGATATTGCGCTTGCTTATCACCAATTAATGCCGTTGTGTGGTCTAGGCTCTAACATGAGCTCAGGTTTGCCAATGCCTAGTCAACTGTATTGGCAGGCATGTAAAATCAATGATATTCAGTCTCAACTAGACTTCTACAGTGATAAATTAGCGCGAGAATTACAAAGCATGTTGCGAGATGTCGCCGAGCCGCAAAAGCTGGCGCGTTTACTTCATATTCAGCAGAACAAACTTACCCATCAAGTGGTTCGTGAAGGTGAACTTGGCAAGATAGCACTCTCTGAGCAAGCAAAGTTTAATGCCGATCTTGGTTTTATTGAGCCACAACTCACCTCTGAATTCACGCAGCAAGATTTTGCAGAATCGGTGATGTCGAACTTAGAACAGATGGGCACACTTGCAAAAGAAGCTATCCATCAAGCAGGGTCAAAACCTGATGTGATCTATCTAACTGGCGGTAGCGCACAATCACCACTGCTCAAAGCAACGCTTGCGCAGCAAATTGGTGATATCGAAATGGTGAACGGGGATAACTTTGGTAGTGTTACTGCAGGCTTGACTAAGTGGGCGGATAAACTATTTAAGTAATCGAAGTCATCAACAGAGAAGCGGTCACAATCCGCTTCTATCTACATCTATATTATCAATCTAAGCGACTAGCAAGGTACTGCTCATAATCAGGTAAATGTCTTGCGATTGGCTGGCTCATTTTATCGCACGCCATCAGTAAATCTGCTGTCGCTTCATTACAGGCGACGGGAATATTCCAAACAGCTGCGAGTCTCAACAGTGCTTTTACATCCGGATCGTGAGGTTGTGACGCGAGCGGATCCCAAAAGAAAATCAAGACATGAACATCCTGCTCCGCGATTTTTGCACCAATTTGCTGGTCGCCACCCATTGGGCCACTAAACAGCTTAGTGACTTCTAAACCGGTATGCTTTTCTATCAGATTACCCGTTGTGCCCGTAGCGTAAAGCTTGTGCTGTTTTAGGCTATCTAAGTGAGTCTGACACCACTCAAGTAGGGCTGGTTTCATGCCATCGTGTGCAACCAAAGCAATATGCTTTTTAGCTGGCAGTGGCTGTGAACGTTTTTGCATGTGTACTGCTCCTATTTTGCGTGACTGTTTAGAGTAATAAGTTGACTGCCAATGCAATAAAAATTAAGCCTGAAATTCGATCAATCCACACCGGTGCTGCGGGATGCTGCCTAAAATAGCCTGCGATTTTATCACCACCGTAGATGTACATGCAGTCGATGGGAAAAGCTAAAATAGGATAAAGTAAGCCAAACATGGCCAGTTGCATCGTTGTCGAGGTCGCCAAGCTACTATCGACAAACTGAGGAATAAAAGCAATAAAAAACAGGGCGACTTTGGGATTTAAGACTTCCGTCATCATGGCTTGGAACATCACGTTTTTAGGCTTTTTGGTGCTCACGTGTGGTTTTTCCTCGCAAGCTATCTGCCCCTTCCCAAGCGTCTCTTTGATAGTCATTACACCTAGATAAGCTAAGTAAGCTGCGCCGAGGTATTGCACTGTGGTATAGGCGGTCTCTGAGGCTTTTAGGAGTGCCGATAAGCCGACAACGGCAAAGAGTGTGTGGATCACCCCACCGAGTGCAAAGCCTAATGCGCTTTGCATGCCAGCAGCGCGGCCATTAGTAAAGGTCTGCGCCATTAAAAACGCATTGGATGGGCCCGGTGCCACGGCAATTACAGTGCTGGCGATTAAAAAAGAGAATAAGTATTCAAGATTTAGCATCGTATTATTAAATTAGATCTTTACCAATCCATACCACTTTACCGAGAATTTCCAGCTGCTCCAATTCATTCGGCATCACAACTTGTTCCCGGTATTCTTTATTATCGCTAATCAAGCGTACTGAGCCATCAAAGTTTTGTTGTAAGCGCTTGGCATAAAGCTCCTCACCAAGGCGGACAACATAGATCAGGCCTTCGCTTAACTTTTTATCCGATAAATCCACTAAAATTGTATTGTTATTGTGAATAGTGGGTTCCATAGAGTCGCCTTTGGCAAATACCACGACCAGCTGTGACTTATCTAGATTTTTAAATTCAATCCACTTTTTTCTAAATGCAAGGTAGCGCGCAACCTCGGCACTTTGGTTAAATGCACCATAACCCGTGCTGACAGACACATGGTAGCCAGGCACAACAACAAAGTCCTCATTGAAGTCTTCCAAGGTAATACTTTGCTGGATGATTGGTGATTCGGTTTTGCAATCAAGTGGGATCCCCGTAACGAGCCACATCAAATCTACATTGGCCTGTTTAGCAATGCGTTCAATCACACTGAGTTTTGGGTCTTCCCCTTTTAATATTCTGCGCAGCGTCCCTTCAGATACATCAATTTTTAACGCAAAAGCTCTAATACTGTCCGGCTTGATCGCATATTCTACGCGCTCCGCTAGGCTCATGAGACTTTGTTCCATGCGTTGCCTCTTAAATAATGATACGTGTGCGTCATTATATGGGCTATTTTTTGCGAAGTAAAATCATTTTTGACGCAAAAAAGATCCAGTTTTTCGTTGTAATGCGTAAAAAATAGATCTATTATCTTCATTAAATTACGCAGTGAATGCATTTAGTCAGTGAGTGCGTAAATAAGTGATTTTTCTAAACGTCATATATTTGCGCAATTTTTTAAGGAATGAGTGTGATGTTAATGAGCCAACCTTTAATTTCTGAACGCGCGCCGCTTGGCGCTGCCATACTTAGATTTGCACGTAAAAGTCGCGGTTTTACTCAAGCTGAATCAGCCGCAAGCTATGGTATAGAGGAGCGAACATTAAGGCGCTGGGAGAATAACGAATACAACCCTAAATGGAATGATGTGATTGCTTTGGTTGAAGATGTTTATTTAATGGACATTGTTAATGTCATTGTGGGATTAAGGACATCAAGCGCTGCGTAAAAAATTAAAGCCAGCTTGCGCTGGCTTAGTTCGATAAAGTCGCTATGCCTAGCATAGCGACTTATATTCTCTTACTCTTCGTCTTCAACAAGCGTCATCAGTGAAGTGTTACCACCAGAAGCTGTGGTATCGATACTGATGGTTTTCTCAGTCACAAGACGGTTGATAAGCGTATCATAGTACTCTGCACTGATCACAGGCAGGATAGCACCTTTACGCTCTGCAAGTTGCTGTGAGAAGTAACCAAGGCGTGAAGAGCGCGCAGCCACAACAGCACCTGCAAGGTGAGGGTGTGCCAAAATCGCTTGAAGCTGGTTTTGCTTCGCTACTTGGAATACGCCTTCAGCAACGCCAGTTGAGATAAACTTATCTCTAAATGCCAATGCTTCTTCATAGAATAAGTCAGAGGCTACTGTGATCACTGTGTTACCTGCAGCAAGTGCTGTGATAATTGAAATCGCCCAGAAGTTGAACGAAGTACTCTTATCGGCATATACCACAACACAACCACGCGCTTCTAAGTGCAGCGTGTTCGACTCACCCGTTGGCCCTGGTAGCGTGGTGTAAGTACGCATACGCTTTTCTAAGCGGTTTAGCTGAGCACGCGCATCAGAAAGCGTTAACGACAAATCATCTGCCAGCTCGTCAATGATGTCTACTGTTGCCACTTTAGCAAGTAGCTGGCGCACTGCAGAAACACGGTCATTAAGTGCGGTACGACGCCAGATCTTCTCATCACGCTTAGAGTTTTGCATCAGTTTTTCAACTTGCTCAACCGCGCCTGGGAAGTGGTGGATTTCTAGCTCATCAGGTGTGAGATCTGTCATTTGGACGTTGTCTGGTGATGCCTTTTCTTTCACAAGGCGAACTAGATAGTTTGGACCACCTGCTTTTGGACCTGTACCAGATAGGCCACGACCACCAAATGGTTGTACACCAACGATCGCGCCAATCATGTTACGGTTCACATAGACGTTACCCGCACGCGACATCTTAGCTAGGTATTCGCAGCGCTCTTCGATACGTGAATGAACGCCCATGGTCAGACCGTAGCCTGTGCCATTGATTTGGTCGATCACATTATCAAGCTCGTCTGCCTTGAAGCGTACCACGTGGACTACCGGACCGAATACTTCACGCTTAAGCACAGATAGGTCAGCAATTTCGTATAGGCGAGGGGCGAAGAAATAAGCGCCGTTCTCGCTGTTATCAGGGATCTTAGCTTCGAATAGTAGCTTGCCGTTCGACTTCATGTATTCAACGTGCTTAGTCAAAGTGGTCAGCGCTTTTTCGTCTATTACTGGACCTACGTCGGTAGATAGTAGCGATGGGTCGCCAATATGTAACTCTTTAAGTGCGCCTTGGAGCATTTCAATAATACCGTCAGCAACATCGTCTTGTAAGAACAACACGCGAAGTGCTGAACAGCGTTGGCCCGCACTTTGGAAACCTGAAGAAATAACATCGTCAACCACTTGCTCTGGTAATGCCGTTGAGTCAACGATCATACAGTTTTGACCACCAGTTTCTGCGATCAGAGGAACTTGAATGTCGTTACGCTCAGCAAGAATTTGCGAGATAAGCGTACCTGTCTCTGTTGAACCTGTGAACATAACCGCTTGGATACGCTCGTCAGGCACAATGTGTTTACCCACTTCGCTACCGCGTGCGATAACAGGCTGTACAACGTGCTCAGGTAAACCAACGGTATGCATTAATTCGATACAACGCAGTGCAATCATACTGGTTTGTTCAGCTGGCTTTGCAATAACGGTATTACCCGTCACGATAGCGGCAGCTACCTGACCTAAGAAGATCGCAAGAGGGAAGTTCCACGGGCTGATACATAAAATTACGCCACGGGCTTCAAAGCGCTCATCTTTAGAAAGCTCTTCTGCACGTGCTGCATAGTAGCGACAGAAGTCAACGGCTTCACGTACTTCATCGATGCTGTCTTGGGTTACTTTACCTGCTTCTTTAATACAGATAGCAACGAGTTCGTCATGGTGACGCTCAAGGATGTCAGCAGTACGGCGTAGTAGGTTTGCACGCTCTTCAACAGAGGTTTGTGACCAACTTTCAAAAGCCGCATCGGCATTGGTAAGTACGCTTTGCATGTGTGCTTCATCGTGTAAAGGCACAGATCCAATCACTTGTTTGTGGTTCGCAGGGTTACGAACCGCAAGGTGACCCTCTGGTACTTGGCTTTCATCGATTAGGTGTTCGTTAAACCAGTTGTCTAGGTTTTCTTTAAACGGTGTTAAATCGTTGATGTCCGTTAGGTCTTTACCTTTTGAGTTTGGACGCTCATCGCCATAAAGCTCGATAGGGAGTTTAATCTGCGTATTGTAACGGTTACGTAGGCCTTGCAGTGTTTCTACAGGATCAGGAAGTAGTGACTCCACAGGCTTAGTGGTATCCACAATCGCGTTTACGAATGATGAGTTTGCACCATTTTCAAGTAGACGGCGTACCAGATAAGCAAGTAGGTCTTCGTGCTGACCAACTGGCGCATACACACGACACTGAATTCCTTCGTTTTCAACGATTTGGTCGTAAAGTGATTCACCCATACCGTGTAAACGTTGGAATTCGAACCCTTTGTTGTCGCCTTTGGCAACTTCTAGGATAGTTGCTGCGGTGTACGCATTATGCGTTGCAAACTGCGGGAATAACACATCGCGGGCTTCAAGTAACTTGATAGCACAGGCTTTATAAGAAACGTCAGTGGTTGCTTTACGGGTGAACACAGGGAAGTGCTCAAGACCATCTTGTTGTGTGGTTTTGATTTCTGTATCCCAATAAGCACCTTTTACTAAACGCACCATCAGTTTACGGCCTACGCGACGAGCAAGTTCTGCCACCCATTCAACAACGAAGATTGCACGCTTTTGATATGCTTGAACCGCAAGGCCAAAACCATTCCAATCGCCAAGCGCGTCGTCTGAGAATACCGCTTCAATGACATCTAATGAAATATCTAAACGGTCCGCTTCTTCTGCATCAACAGTAAAACCGATATCGTATGCTTTTGCAGCAATCGCTAGTTCTTTTAACTTAGGTACAAGCTCTTTCATCACGCGTTCACGATGCGTGAATTCGAAGCGTGGGTGAATAGCAGAAAGCTTAACCGAGATACCAGGGCTTTTAATTGGGCCACGGCCTTTCGCTGCTTTACCGATTGCGTGAATGGCGGTCATATAGCTTTGGAAGTAACGATCTGCATCTTTCATCGTACGTGCGCCTTCACCTAGCATGTCGTACGAATATACATAACCTTTTTGTTCTTTGTCAGCGGCACGATCTATAGCATCTTGAATGGTTTCACCCATTACAAACTGCTTACCCATGATCTTCATAGCATAGTTAACAGACTTACGGATAACAGGCTCACCAAGACGACCAATGGTACGCTTTAGCACGCCAAACTGTTCTTCTTTATTCTTGTCTGAGTAGTTAACCATTTTACCGGTAACGAGTAGACCCCAGCTTGAAGCATTAACAAATAACGAGTCGCTGCTGCCTAAGTGTGAACTCCAGTCGCCTTTCGCGAGCTTGTCGCGGATCAGGCTTTCTTGCGTTGCTTTGTCTGGTACACGAAGTAAAGCTTCGGCCAAACACATCAGTACCACGCCTTCTTCGGTAGAAAGAGAGAATTCATTTAAAAGCGCGTCTACACCGTTTTGACCATCTTGATCTCTACGAATGTTCAATACCATTTGACGTGCACGTTCCCATGCTCGGCTTCGAGCTGTAACGCCTACCTCGGCTAAAGGTAAAATATGATCAATTACTGCGTTCTCATCGATGCGGTAAAAATCACGGATCTTTTGTCGGATAGGACAGTTAGTTGTCAAATCGCCGTTATAAAGCATAAGCAACCCTCAAAAATTGGAGTCAAAAATACATGTAATTCGCGCCAGCCTATGGAATCACACACCTTAATGTGTAGATTACAAAACTACATCTGAACTGTTGCCAAACTAAGCAACCAAAGATTGAAAGTGTAGTTTAATTTATATAGGAAGCCTCAATTACGACAAAATGATGCAGTCACATTGCTAACCATAACACACCCATTTGGGGGTTCAAATTTTAGCCAGAATGCATAATCTAAATGTTCGAACAAAGCCGCGTTAAACACTGAAATATGCCGCTTTGCCCTTTATCGTTAATTTCGCGGGCATTC
The sequence above is a segment of the Pseudoalteromonas piscicida genome. Coding sequences within it:
- a CDS encoding sensor domain-containing diguanylate cyclase, producing MARTQALAQPSYEELASTLSAMPDLMFELDEEGRHWDARILRPELLVAPAEQLIGHTVAEVMPEQAAKIVMQALREAKVNGYSHGSHIHLPTPVGERWFEVSIARKVATASDNHMETRFIVLSRDINDRKLEYLEAEKLAYHDQLTELPNRHILQHGLVEQLHVQHQLGSFSAILFLDLDDFKKVNDLHGHHVGDQLLKAVAQRLCASVRQDDVVIRWGGDEFVILITHLSPQQPQAESHVVGICQQIINKVDKPYLLEGNKLSCRISIGVSLFNNLDIETGIQQADSAMYQAKQSNSVRFAFHNKPIKDVGT
- the yegD gene encoding molecular chaperone, which codes for MKVGFDYGSSNCAMGVMQNGEVDLLRLEQDKYYLPSTMYAMHNALIPAFVNRHLNEPDPVYTQSRQGLLTVAQQAKRDLDLEAHEAGVFFGQAAISEYIEFPEEGFFVKSPKSFFGAVGLKPQQIAFFEDIAAAMMMEIKRRAESQLQQSITDTVIGRPVNFQSVGGEESNQQAVNILTTAAKRAGFKEVDFLFEPLAAGIEYESRLQQDKLVLVVDIGGGTSDCSFVRMGPSYRNNTQRQQDFLAHTGKRIGGNDLDIALAYHQLMPLCGLGSNMSSGLPMPSQLYWQACKINDIQSQLDFYSDKLARELQSMLRDVAEPQKLARLLHIQQNKLTHQVVREGELGKIALSEQAKFNADLGFIEPQLTSEFTQQDFAESVMSNLEQMGTLAKEAIHQAGSKPDVIYLTGGSAQSPLLKATLAQQIGDIEMVNGDNFGSVTAGLTKWADKLFK
- a CDS encoding methylglyoxal synthase, giving the protein MQKRSQPLPAKKHIALVAHDGMKPALLEWCQTHLDSLKQHKLYATGTTGNLIEKHTGLEVTKLFSGPMGGDQQIGAKIAEQDVHVLIFFWDPLASQPHDPDVKALLRLAAVWNIPVACNEATADLLMACDKMSQPIARHLPDYEQYLASRLD
- a CDS encoding LysE family translocator, which gives rise to MLNLEYLFSFLIASTVIAVAPGPSNAFLMAQTFTNGRAAGMQSALGFALGGVIHTLFAVVGLSALLKASETAYTTVQYLGAAYLAYLGVMTIKETLGKGQIACEEKPHVSTKKPKNVMFQAMMTEVLNPKVALFFIAFIPQFVDSSLATSTTMQLAMFGLLYPILAFPIDCMYIYGGDKIAGYFRQHPAAPVWIDRISGLIFIALAVNLLL
- a CDS encoding XRE family transcriptional regulator, which translates into the protein MEQSLMSLAERVEYAIKPDSIRAFALKIDVSEGTLRRILKGEDPKLSVIERIAKQANVDLMWLVTGIPLDCKTESPIIQQSITLEDFNEDFVVVPGYHVSVSTGYGAFNQSAEVARYLAFRKKWIEFKNLDKSQLVVVFAKGDSMEPTIHNNNTILVDLSDKKLSEGLIYVVRLGEELYAKRLQQNFDGSVRLISDNKEYREQVVMPNELEQLEILGKVVWIGKDLI
- a CDS encoding helix-turn-helix domain-containing protein; its protein translation is MLMSQPLISERAPLGAAILRFARKSRGFTQAESAASYGIEERTLRRWENNEYNPKWNDVIALVEDVYLMDIVNVIVGLRTSSAA
- the putA gene encoding bifunctional proline dehydrogenase/L-glutamate gamma-semialdehyde dehydrogenase PutA, with amino-acid sequence MLYNGDLTTNCPIRQKIRDFYRIDENAVIDHILPLAEVGVTARSRAWERARQMVLNIRRDQDGQNGVDALLNEFSLSTEEGVVLMCLAEALLRVPDKATQESLIRDKLAKGDWSSHLGSSDSLFVNASSWGLLVTGKMVNYSDKNKEEQFGVLKRTIGRLGEPVIRKSVNYAMKIMGKQFVMGETIQDAIDRAADKEQKGYVYSYDMLGEGARTMKDADRYFQSYMTAIHAIGKAAKGRGPIKSPGISVKLSAIHPRFEFTHRERVMKELVPKLKELAIAAKAYDIGFTVDAEEADRLDISLDVIEAVFSDDALGDWNGFGLAVQAYQKRAIFVVEWVAELARRVGRKLMVRLVKGAYWDTEIKTTQQDGLEHFPVFTRKATTDVSYKACAIKLLEARDVLFPQFATHNAYTAATILEVAKGDNKGFEFQRLHGMGESLYDQIVENEGIQCRVYAPVGQHEDLLAYLVRRLLENGANSSFVNAIVDTTKPVESLLPDPVETLQGLRNRYNTQIKLPIELYGDERPNSKGKDLTDINDLTPFKENLDNWFNEHLIDESQVPEGHLAVRNPANHKQVIGSVPLHDEAHMQSVLTNADAAFESWSQTSVEERANLLRRTADILERHHDELVAICIKEAGKVTQDSIDEVREAVDFCRYYAARAEELSKDERFEARGVILCISPWNFPLAIFLGQVAAAIVTGNTVIAKPAEQTSMIALRCIELMHTVGLPEHVVQPVIARGSEVGKHIVPDERIQAVMFTGSTETGTLISQILAERNDIQVPLIAETGGQNCMIVDSTALPEQVVDDVISSGFQSAGQRCSALRVLFLQDDVADGIIEMLQGALKELHIGDPSLLSTDVGPVIDEKALTTLTKHVEYMKSNGKLLFEAKIPDNSENGAYFFAPRLYEIADLSVLKREVFGPVVHVVRFKADELDNVIDQINGTGYGLTMGVHSRIEERCEYLAKMSRAGNVYVNRNMIGAIVGVQPFGGRGLSGTGPKAGGPNYLVRLVKEKASPDNVQMTDLTPDELEIHHFPGAVEQVEKLMQNSKRDEKIWRRTALNDRVSAVRQLLAKVATVDIIDELADDLSLTLSDARAQLNRLEKRMRTYTTLPGPTGESNTLHLEARGCVVVYADKSTSFNFWAISIITALAAGNTVITVASDLFYEEALAFRDKFISTGVAEGVFQVAKQNQLQAILAHPHLAGAVVAARSSRLGYFSQQLAERKGAILPVISAEYYDTLINRLVTEKTISIDTTASGGNTSLMTLVEDEE